The Rufibacter sp. DG15C region ATGCCGCCCAGCATCACCGTCATCTGCAAACGCTGGGTTTGGCTCACGGCTTTGGAGCCGCCCACCACCGTGTAGAACGTCACCACCACACCAATGAACAGAATGGTATAGGTCAGGTTCCAGCCCAGAATAGCCGATAAAATAATGGCCGGCGCATAAATGGTAATGCCCGTAGAAAGGCCGCGCTGCAACAGAAACAAAAAGGCGGCCAGAGAACGCGTCTTCAGGTCAAAACGGCCCTCCAGGTACTCATAGGCGGTGTAGACTTTCAGGCGGTAATAAATAGGAATGGCCGTGGCCGACAATACCACCATGGCCAGCGGCAATCCGAAGTAGAATTGAATGAACCGCATGCCGTCCTCAAACGCCTGACCCGGCGTGGAGAGAAACGTGATGGCGCTGGCCTGCGTGGCCATGATGGACAAGCCCATCATCCACCAGCGCTCGGTGTTGTCCGCCTTCAGGAACGTAGACATGTGGCTGGTCTTGCGGGTCTTCCAGACGCCGTACAACACTATAAACGCAATGGTGCCTACCAGTACGGCCCAATCCAGGTAACTCATTGGTAAGCCTCCGTCATCAGGTAGAACAACACAATCAAAAATGCCAACACGCCCAGCACCAGCCAATACATGCCTTTCCAGGTTTTAAAGAACGGCGGCGGGTCAATATCTCCTTTGTTCATTTGCGGTGGTTGTTGGTTGCTGATTGTTGATTGCTATGCATTCGTTTTTGGCCTGATTTCCGGAAAACAGGCCAAAAACGGATTAGTTGCCCAAGGACAAGATATTCACAAAGAGGCGGTATGCGCCGGGCACACCGGCCGGTAATTCCCTAAAGAAGGAGTAACCGGTGTAGACGAAGTGCCCCTCGCCGTACTTGGCTACCAATAAGCCGCTGTCTTTGGGGCTCTCACCCGGGTCGTTGCTGGAGATGATGGCTTCGTATTCTGGCGCCCACTGGCTCGGGAAATACAAGCCGCGCTCCTGCACCCAGCCGGCAAAATCCTTTTCGGTGATTTTGTTGGGTGTGTTGAGAACGGGATGGTTGGGCTTCAGGAACTTGACCGGCGCGTCCTCCACGGTCACTCGGTCTGAGGAAAGCTTGAGCGAGTAAGGCCCCAGTTTGTCGGTGACCAGGCCGTTGCTCACGTTGTACTGCACAACCAGAGTTCCGCCTTGGCGCACATACTCCATCAACTGCGGCTGCTGAAACCGAAGACGGTCCAAGGTATTGTAGGCCCGGACGCCCGTCACCACCGCATCATACTTTTGCAGGTTGGCGGCAGACAGATCCTCTACGCGCAGTACGTCTACGTTGTAGCCTATCTGCTGCAAGCTGGCCGGCACCTCGTCTCCTGCGCCCATCAAATAGCCAATGCGCTGGCCATTGCGCTTCAGGTCCAGTTTGACTGCTTTTGAAACCGCCTCTGGGAACAAGGTCTGCGTGGGAATGTGGTTGTAGGCAATGGTCTTGAGGCCTTGGGTGTAGGTTTTGCCCTGCACCGTGACGGCCGCGCCAATGATGCTTTCGGTTTGGGATGCCCCCGGAACCACCTGGAACGTGAACTGCTGTTCTTCACCTTTCTGGCTAAGTTTCACGGGGAAAGAGGCCGGGCTGGCTTTCCATCCCTGGGGTAATCTTAAAGTCAGTTGACCATCCAAATTATTGTCCCCGGCGCGCACTTTCACGGTCACGGGTTTAGAAGTTGCATCGGCAAAGACGTAGACCTTCTCTGTGAGGTTGGCGAAGACTGGCGGCGTGATTTCAAACGGACGGTACTGTTCGCCTTCCACGGGGTCTGTGCGCTTGTAGACCACGGGCACGGTAAACGCGAAGGGCAGGCCCTGTACCGTCAAATGGATTTTTACCTGCGCGGCGGCAGGGTTTTCTGGTAAGCCAATCAACGCGGCGTCTTCTACTTTGAACATGCCGGTAGTGCCTGGCGTCTGCAACCAGTAAGGCTGAGAGTAAGCCATGGTGTTGGGCAAAGTGACATTGGTTCTGGCCATCCAGGGCTTACTGATCGCTAGCGGTTGTTGCACCGTGGTGTCTTTCTGCCCGAACAGGTATTCCACCTTGGTCAAGGTCACCTGAACGGAAGAACGGTTCACGGCTTCTACCTGCACGCTTAC contains the following coding sequences:
- a CDS encoding PIG-L family deacetylase translates to MTSFRVILGACLSAWVAFAPPVQAQAPKKPNAADIRLALEKLNVLGSVLYLAAHPDDENTRLIAYLANERKLRAGYLSLTRGDGGQNLIGHEIREELGLIRTQELLQARRLDGGEQFFTRANDFGFSKNPAETFTIWDRDQVLADAVWVIRKFRPDVIVTRFSPEPGNTHGHHTASAMIALEAFTAAADPKRFPEQLKTVEPWQVKRVFWNTSSFFVAQGQKFDDSNKLKVETGVYNPLLGKSYNEVAAESRSMHKSQGFGSSGSRGEAIEYFEFLKGEPAKTDLLEGVNTSWARVKGGESVSKLLQDALKQYNPAQPSAIVPTLLKAKTALDKLPANPYKEVKQQELANVIKACLGLYLEASARDYTAVPGDQVSVQVEAVNRSSVQVTLTKVEYLFGQKDTTVQQPLAISKPWMARTNVTLPNTMAYSQPYWLQTPGTTGMFKVEDAALIGLPENPAAAQVKIHLTVQGLPFAFTVPVVYKRTDPVEGEQYRPFEITPPVFANLTEKVYVFADATSKPVTVKVRAGDNNLDGQLTLRLPQGWKASPASFPVKLSQKGEEQQFTFQVVPGASQTESIIGAAVTVQGKTYTQGLKTIAYNHIPTQTLFPEAVSKAVKLDLKRNGQRIGYLMGAGDEVPASLQQIGYNVDVLRVEDLSAANLQKYDAVVTGVRAYNTLDRLRFQQPQLMEYVRQGGTLVVQYNVSNGLVTDKLGPYSLKLSSDRVTVEDAPVKFLKPNHPVLNTPNKITEKDFAGWVQERGLYFPSQWAPEYEAIISSNDPGESPKDSGLLVAKYGEGHFVYTGYSFFRELPAGVPGAYRLFVNILSLGN